CCCCCCGCTCAGCCAGCGCACCACGATCCTGGACCGGCAGGGCGGTGAGATCGCCAAGGTCTATTCGCGCGACCGTACGGTCGTGGACCTCAAGAACATCTCGCCCTACATGCGCAAGGCGATCGTCGCCATCGAGGACGCGCGCTTCTACCAGCACGGCGCGGTCGACCTCAAGGGCGTGCTGCGCGCGGTGAACCGGAACGCGCAGTCGGGCCAGGTCTCGCAGGGCGCCTCGACCCTCACCCAGCAGTACGTCAAGAACGTCTTCGTCGAGGAGGCGGGCAACGACCCCGACAAGGTCGCCCGCGCCACCCAGCAGACCATCGGCCGGAAGATAAAGGAGCTGAAGTACGCGATCCAGGTCGAGGAGGAGCTGGGCAAGAAGCGGATCCTGGAGAACTACCTCAACATCACCTTCTTCGGCCAGCAGGCCTACGGGGTCGAGGCCGCCTCGCAGCGGTACTTCTCCAAGTCGGCCAAGGACCTGAAGCTGGAGGAGGCCGCGCTGCTCGCCGGGATCGTCCAGTCCCCGACCCGGTACGACCCGGTCAGCAACGGGCAGGAAGCGAAGAAGCGGCGCGACGCCGTGCTGAGCCGGATGGCCGTACACCACGACGTCAGCAAGGCCAAGGCCGCCGAGGCGAAGAAGAAGCCGATCAAACTGGCCGTCAGCAAGCCCAAGAACGGCTGCATCACCGCCACCAAGGGCTCCGGATTCTTCTGTGACTACGTACGCCAGGTCTTCTTGAACGACCCCACCTTCGGAAAGACCCGCAAGGTGCGCGCCAAGCGGTGGAACCAGGGCGGCCTCACGGTCAAGACCACGCTCGACCCGAAGTCCCAGGAGTCGGTCAAGGCGTCCATCGAGTCGCATGTGAACAAGTCCGACAAGGTCGCGACAGCCGCCTCGATCGTGGAGCCCGGCACCGGCAAGATCCTGGGGATGGGTCAGTCCCGGCCGTACGGCTTCGGGAAGAACGAGACGCAGATAAACCTCTCGGTGGACAGGAGCATGGGCGGCGGCGCCGGATACCAGCCAGGTTCGACCTTCAAGCCCGTGATAGCCGCAGCGGCGCTGGACAGGGGAATGAGCCCCTACAAGTCGTACCCCTCGCCGTACCGCATGCAGTACCCGTCCCCGGTGAAGACCTGCCGCGGCGACTGGCAGGGCAAGGCTCCGGTCGAGAACGAGAACAGCACTGAGGTCGGGCCGTACCGGATGAAGGAAGCGACCGCGAAATCGGTCAACACCTACTTCGTCTCGCTCATAAGCGAAACCGGTATCTGCCCCGTCACCGACATGGCGAAGAAGATGGGCATCGAGCGCGCCGACGGCAAGAAGATCGACCAGGTGCCGTCGATCTCGCTCGGCACCCAGGAGATGTCGCCGCTGACCATGGCCGAGGGCTACGCCACGTTCGCCAACCGTGGCGTGCACTGCACTCCCGTCGCCATCGAGTCGATCACCGACGCGCGGGGCAAGAAGCTGCGCGTGCCGAAGTCGAAGTGTGAGCGCGCGATGAAGACCAAGACCGCCGATACGGTCAGCGCCCTGCTGCGTGGCGTGGTCGAGGACGGCACCGGCAAGAAGGCCGGCCTGTCGGGCAGGGACAGCGCGGGCAAGACGGGTACGACGGACGAGCGGTACGCCGCCTGGTTCGTGGGCTACA
This sequence is a window from Streptomyces sp. NBC_01775. Protein-coding genes within it:
- a CDS encoding transglycosylase domain-containing protein, which translates into the protein MAKKRAGRGLSGPQQIAKFVGVSVLAGAVMAGLALPAVGTLGLAAKGTVEGFDELPVNLKRPPLSQRTTILDRQGGEIAKVYSRDRTVVDLKNISPYMRKAIVAIEDARFYQHGAVDLKGVLRAVNRNAQSGQVSQGASTLTQQYVKNVFVEEAGNDPDKVARATQQTIGRKIKELKYAIQVEEELGKKRILENYLNITFFGQQAYGVEAASQRYFSKSAKDLKLEEAALLAGIVQSPTRYDPVSNGQEAKKRRDAVLSRMAVHHDVSKAKAAEAKKKPIKLAVSKPKNGCITATKGSGFFCDYVRQVFLNDPTFGKTRKVRAKRWNQGGLTVKTTLDPKSQESVKASIESHVNKSDKVATAASIVEPGTGKILGMGQSRPYGFGKNETQINLSVDRSMGGGAGYQPGSTFKPVIAAAALDRGMSPYKSYPSPYRMQYPSPVKTCRGDWQGKAPVENENSTEVGPYRMKEATAKSVNTYFVSLISETGICPVTDMAKKMGIERADGKKIDQVPSISLGTQEMSPLTMAEGYATFANRGVHCTPVAIESITDARGKKLRVPKSKCERAMKTKTADTVSALLRGVVEDGTGKKAGLSGRDSAGKTGTTDERYAAWFVGYTPNMSGAVWVGDPTHRTQMTNITIGGVPYDKVFGGEVPGPIWRDAMTGALAGKPSPDFHHVPIRDGGKKKPKPPRRDGGGRGGGGGGQGGNSGDNKPDDPWPDVPDVVGGNDNGGAANGNGGGGGGWPGGNEGDPGGGGWDWP